The Aeromicrobium senzhongii genome includes a window with the following:
- the purN gene encoding phosphoribosylglycinamide formyltransferase encodes MTAPRPEPARLVVLVSGSGTNLQALIDASADPAYGARIVAVGADRDGIEGLARAERAGITTFVDRVGDHPSREDWDASLAEQVAAHRPDLVVLAGFMKLTGPAFLARFGGRTVNTHPALSPSFPGMHGPRDALEYGVKVTGATLFVVDAGVDTGPIVAQVAVPVEDDDDPESLHERIKTHERAMLVEWVGRLARKPWTIEGRRIRFQPKDPS; translated from the coding sequence GTGACCGCGCCTCGTCCTGAGCCCGCCCGGCTCGTGGTCCTCGTCTCGGGCTCCGGGACCAACCTGCAGGCCCTGATCGACGCCTCGGCCGACCCGGCCTACGGTGCCCGGATCGTCGCGGTCGGCGCCGATCGCGACGGTATCGAGGGTCTCGCCCGCGCCGAGCGTGCCGGCATCACCACATTCGTCGACCGCGTCGGTGATCACCCCTCGCGGGAGGACTGGGACGCGTCTCTCGCCGAGCAGGTCGCCGCCCACCGCCCCGACCTCGTCGTGCTGGCCGGCTTCATGAAGCTCACCGGGCCGGCCTTCCTAGCGCGGTTCGGCGGTCGCACCGTCAACACCCACCCGGCGCTGTCGCCGTCCTTCCCCGGCATGCACGGGCCCCGCGACGCCCTCGAGTACGGCGTCAAGGTCACGGGCGCGACGCTCTTCGTCGTCGATGCCGGCGTCGACACCGGGCCGATCGTGGCCCAGGTCGCGGTGCCGGTCGAGGACGACGACGACCCCGAGTCCCTGCACGAACGCATCAAGACCCACGAGCGGGCCATGCTCGTCGAGTGGGTCGGCCGCCTGGCCCGCAAGCCCTGGACGATCGAGGGCCGTCGCATCCGCTTCCAGCCGAAGGACCCGTCATGA
- the purH gene encoding bifunctional phosphoribosylaminoimidazolecarboxamide formyltransferase/IMP cyclohydrolase: protein MTDLRPIKRALVSVYDKTGLTELAAALHAEGVSIVSTGSTAKTIEAAGIPVTPVEELTGFPECLDGRVKTLHPRVHAGILADRRLADHARQLEELDIEPFDLVIVNLYPFRETVASGAAPDEVVEQIDIGGPSMVRAAAKNHPSVAVVVSPSAYGEVSQALANGGFTFDQRKRLAAQAFAHTAAYDVAVASWFSSTYAPADAEPFPAFAGATWDRSAVLRYGENPHQPAALYTDGTSGLAGAEQLHGKEMSYNNYVDTDAARRAAFTHEKPAVAIIKHANPCGIAVGTDIAQAHARAHACDPVSAFGGVIAANRPVTVAMAEQVAEVFTEVIVAPDYEDGAVEILQGKKNIRILRCPAPSHESPVEFRPISGGVLLQRRDLVDAEGDDPTTWTLAAGEPVDSDTFADLVFAWRACKAVKSNAILLAKDGASVGIGMGQVNRVDSCRLAVERAGEDRARGSVAASDAFFPFADGPQILIDAGVTAIVQPGGSVRDAETVAAATAAGVTMYVTGTRHFFH from the coding sequence ATGACCGACCTCCGCCCCATCAAGCGCGCCCTCGTCTCGGTGTACGACAAGACCGGACTGACCGAGCTCGCTGCCGCCCTGCACGCCGAGGGCGTCTCGATCGTCTCGACCGGCTCCACCGCCAAGACGATCGAGGCCGCCGGCATCCCGGTGACCCCGGTGGAGGAGCTCACCGGCTTCCCCGAGTGCCTCGACGGCCGGGTCAAGACCCTGCACCCGCGCGTGCACGCCGGCATCCTGGCCGACCGCCGCCTGGCGGACCACGCGCGCCAGCTCGAGGAGCTCGACATCGAGCCGTTCGACCTGGTGATCGTCAACCTCTACCCCTTCCGCGAGACCGTCGCGTCGGGCGCCGCTCCCGACGAGGTCGTCGAGCAGATCGACATCGGCGGACCGTCGATGGTGCGCGCCGCCGCCAAGAACCACCCCAGCGTCGCCGTCGTCGTGTCGCCGAGCGCCTACGGCGAGGTGAGCCAGGCCCTGGCGAACGGCGGGTTCACCTTCGACCAGCGCAAGCGCCTCGCCGCCCAGGCGTTCGCGCACACCGCCGCCTACGACGTCGCCGTCGCCTCGTGGTTCTCCTCGACCTACGCCCCGGCCGATGCCGAGCCGTTCCCGGCGTTCGCCGGCGCGACGTGGGACCGGTCCGCCGTCCTGCGCTACGGCGAGAACCCGCACCAGCCCGCCGCGCTCTACACCGACGGCACGAGCGGCCTGGCCGGCGCCGAGCAGCTGCACGGCAAGGAGATGTCGTACAACAACTACGTCGACACCGACGCCGCCCGCCGCGCCGCGTTCACCCATGAGAAGCCCGCCGTGGCGATCATCAAGCACGCCAACCCGTGCGGCATCGCCGTGGGCACCGACATCGCCCAGGCCCACGCGCGGGCCCATGCCTGCGACCCGGTCTCGGCCTTCGGCGGAGTCATCGCGGCCAACCGCCCCGTCACCGTCGCCATGGCCGAGCAGGTCGCCGAGGTCTTCACCGAGGTGATCGTGGCGCCCGACTACGAGGACGGCGCCGTCGAGATCCTGCAGGGCAAGAAGAACATCCGCATCCTGCGCTGCCCCGCACCGTCGCACGAGTCGCCGGTCGAGTTCCGGCCGATCAGCGGCGGTGTGCTGCTGCAGCGCCGTGACCTGGTCGACGCCGAGGGCGACGACCCGACGACGTGGACGCTCGCCGCCGGTGAGCCGGTCGACTCCGACACCTTCGCCGACCTCGTGTTCGCGTGGCGCGCGTGCAAGGCGGTCAAGTCGAACGCCATCTTGCTGGCCAAGGACGGCGCGTCCGTCGGCATCGGCATGGGCCAGGTCAACCGGGTCGATTCGTGCCGCCTCGCGGTCGAGCGCGCCGGCGAGGACCGCGCGCGCGGCTCGGTGGCCGCGTCCGACGCGTTCTTCCCGTTCGCGGACGGGCCTCAGATCCTGATCGACGCGGGCGTCACGGCGATCGTCCAGCCGGGTGGCTCGGTGCGCGACGCCGAGACGGTCGCCGCGGCGACTGCCGCCGGCGTCACGATGTACGTCACGGGGACTCGTCACTTCTTCCACTGA
- a CDS encoding TetR/AcrR family transcriptional regulator — MTSRAQLSQERSRQRREALLNAALDLFVEGGSRAVTHRAVAAAAGLPAATTTYYFATIDELLREALQHHIQGWLATMARLADVDVQGLVGFITKDTSVEFAAGIFAQRPATTATRELAVILGAARDPQLREAAVTALTTATDVLVKLLVSAGIPDPSGLAEDMVSVVAGVALRRSAGVNIEAEEAVKVVRALRALVIGHLIDDEAGTQMLEDLRQQVLSGRSDESP; from the coding sequence ATGACTTCGCGGGCGCAGTTGTCCCAAGAGCGCAGTCGGCAGCGCCGCGAGGCCCTGCTGAACGCTGCTCTGGACCTTTTCGTCGAAGGCGGCTCCCGGGCCGTCACCCATCGAGCGGTCGCGGCGGCGGCCGGTCTTCCGGCCGCGACGACGACCTACTACTTCGCGACGATCGACGAGCTGCTGCGCGAGGCGCTCCAGCACCACATCCAGGGTTGGCTGGCCACGATGGCCCGGCTGGCCGACGTCGACGTGCAGGGCCTGGTCGGGTTCATCACGAAGGACACGTCCGTGGAGTTCGCGGCGGGCATCTTCGCCCAGCGCCCGGCCACCACCGCCACCCGCGAGCTCGCGGTCATCCTCGGCGCGGCCCGCGACCCCCAGCTGCGCGAGGCCGCGGTGACGGCGTTGACGACGGCGACCGACGTGCTCGTCAAGCTGCTGGTGTCGGCGGGCATCCCCGATCCGTCGGGTCTGGCCGAGGACATGGTGTCCGTCGTCGCGGGCGTCGCCCTGCGCCGGTCGGCGGGGGTCAACATCGAGGCCGAGGAGGCCGTCAAGGTGGTGCGCGCACTGCGCGCCCTCGTCATCGGTCATCTGATCGACGACGAGGCCGGCACGCAGATGCTGGAGGACCTGCGCCAGCAGGTGCTCAGTGGAAGAAGTGACGAGTCCCCGTGA
- a CDS encoding bifunctional methylenetetrahydrofolate dehydrogenase/methenyltetrahydrofolate cyclohydrolase: protein MTAQTLDGKAVAATIKSELRDRVDALRARGITPGLGTILVGDDPASRWYVGAKHKDCAEIGIESIRIDLPADASQAEVEAAVDELNADPKCTLYIVQLPLPKGLDENAVIGRIDPAKDADGLHPTNLGWLVLGKPAPLPCTPRGILELLRRHDVEIAGKHAVVVGRGITVGRPMGLLLTRRSENATVTLCHTGTRDLAAEVRRADIVIAAAGVPGIITGDMVKPGAALLDVGVSRDENGKIVGDLAPDVWDTAGWVTPNPGGVGPMTRAMLLSNVVDFSEAAAEDAG from the coding sequence GTGACCGCCCAGACCCTCGACGGCAAGGCCGTCGCCGCCACCATCAAGTCCGAGCTGCGTGATCGTGTCGACGCCCTGCGCGCCCGCGGCATCACGCCCGGCCTCGGCACGATCCTCGTCGGCGACGACCCGGCCAGCCGCTGGTACGTCGGCGCCAAGCACAAGGACTGCGCCGAGATCGGCATCGAGTCGATCCGCATCGACCTGCCGGCCGACGCGAGCCAGGCCGAGGTCGAGGCGGCCGTCGACGAGCTCAACGCCGACCCGAAGTGCACCCTCTACATCGTGCAGCTGCCGCTGCCGAAGGGGCTGGACGAGAACGCCGTGATCGGCCGGATCGACCCGGCGAAGGATGCCGACGGCCTGCATCCGACGAACCTGGGCTGGCTCGTGCTGGGCAAGCCCGCTCCCCTGCCGTGCACCCCGCGCGGCATCCTCGAGTTGCTGCGCCGCCACGACGTCGAGATCGCCGGCAAGCATGCCGTGGTCGTCGGCCGCGGCATCACGGTCGGCCGTCCCATGGGCCTGTTGCTGACCCGCCGCAGCGAGAACGCCACCGTCACCCTGTGCCACACCGGCACGCGCGACCTGGCGGCCGAGGTGCGCCGCGCCGACATCGTCATCGCCGCCGCGGGCGTCCCGGGCATCATCACCGGCGACATGGTCAAGCCGGGTGCCGCGTTGCTCGACGTCGGCGTCAGCCGCGACGAGAACGGCAAGATCGTCGGCGACCTCGCGCCGGACGTGTGGGACACCGCCGGCTGGGTCACCCCCAACCCCGGCGGCGTCGGGCCGATGACGCGGGCGATGCTGCTCAGCAACGTCGTCGACTTCAGCGAGGCCGCCGCCGAGGACGCCGGGTGA
- a CDS encoding DUF3017 domain-containing protein codes for MKLPRSNGSRIYLVHLLAVAVGLGMVVLGPWRAGLMVIGVSFMVSAVARMVVPIDHTGMLRVRGKLFDVVWMGFLGVSLLVLAILVPS; via the coding sequence GTGAAGCTCCCCCGCAGCAACGGGTCGCGGATCTACCTGGTGCACCTGCTGGCGGTCGCGGTCGGGCTGGGGATGGTCGTGCTCGGCCCCTGGCGTGCGGGCCTCATGGTGATCGGTGTCTCGTTCATGGTCTCCGCGGTCGCCCGCATGGTCGTGCCGATCGACCACACCGGCATGCTGCGCGTGCGCGGCAAGCTGTTCGACGTCGTGTGGATGGGCTTCCTGGGCGTCTCGCTGCTCGTGCTGGCGATCCTCGTGCCGTCCTGA
- a CDS encoding malate dehydrogenase, translated as MSTSPVKVAVTGAAGQIGYSLLFRLASGSLLGPDTPIQLRLLEITPALKALEGVVMELDDCAFPTLDSVEIGDDPNHIFDGANLALLVGARPRTKGMERGDLLEANGAIFTAQGKALNEVAADDIRIGVTGNPANTNALIAMKNAPNIPAERFTALTRLDHNRAISQLAAKTGAKVADITKMTIWGNHSATQYPDIFHAEIAGRNAAEVVDDQAWIENDFIPTVAKRGAAIIEARGASSAASAASATIDAARDWLTGSAENDWVSMAVASDGSYGVPEGLISSFPVTTKNGDWEIVQGLEIDEFSRARIDASVAELAEERDAVTQLGLI; from the coding sequence GTGAGCACCTCTCCTGTCAAGGTGGCCGTCACCGGCGCCGCCGGCCAGATCGGCTACAGCCTTCTCTTCCGTCTTGCCAGCGGCTCGCTGCTCGGTCCCGACACCCCGATCCAGCTGCGGCTGCTCGAGATCACCCCGGCGCTCAAGGCGCTCGAGGGCGTCGTGATGGAGCTCGACGACTGCGCGTTCCCGACGCTGGACTCGGTCGAGATCGGTGACGACCCGAACCACATCTTCGACGGCGCGAACCTCGCCCTGCTCGTGGGCGCGCGTCCGCGCACCAAGGGCATGGAGCGCGGCGACCTGCTGGAGGCCAACGGCGCGATCTTCACCGCGCAGGGCAAGGCCCTCAACGAGGTCGCGGCCGACGACATCCGCATCGGCGTCACCGGCAACCCGGCGAACACCAACGCGCTGATCGCGATGAAGAACGCGCCGAACATCCCGGCCGAGCGCTTCACCGCCCTGACCCGCCTCGACCACAACCGGGCGATCAGCCAGCTGGCCGCCAAGACCGGCGCCAAGGTCGCGGACATCACCAAGATGACGATCTGGGGCAACCACTCGGCCACCCAGTACCCGGACATCTTCCACGCCGAGATCGCCGGCCGGAACGCCGCCGAGGTCGTCGACGACCAGGCCTGGATCGAGAACGACTTCATCCCGACCGTCGCCAAGCGCGGCGCCGCGATCATCGAGGCCCGCGGTGCGTCCAGCGCCGCCTCGGCCGCCTCGGCCACGATCGACGCCGCCCGCGACTGGCTGACCGGCTCCGCCGAGAACGACTGGGTCTCCATGGCCGTGGCGTCCGACGGCTCCTACGGTGTGCCCGAGGGCCTCATCAGCTCGTTCCCCGTCACCACCAAGAACGGTGACTGGGAGATCGTCCAGGGCCTCGAGATCGACGAGTTCAGCCGCGCCCGGATCGACGCCAGCGTCGCCGAGCTCGCGGAGGAGCGCGACGCGGTCACGCAGCTGGGCCTCATCTGA
- the guaA gene encoding glutamine-hydrolyzing GMP synthase yields MAAETPESVAEAHHDTVIVVDFGAQYAQLIARRVREAKVYSEIMPHTATSEEILAKNPKAVILSGGPSSVYETGAPQLPLGLVDSGTAVFGICYGFMAMAQALGGEVAKTGQREYGRTAVSVLEPGTLLAGLPETLVSWMSHGDEVVRAPEGFTLSAKSDRATVAAFENVDRRLAGVQWHPEVMHSQFGQKILEHFLFGIAGCEPTWTSANIVEEQVELIREQVGDARVISALSGGVDSAVSTALVQKAIGDQLTAVFVDHGLLREGEAEQVRKDYVAATGVDLKVVDAQDQFLGFLDGVTDPEEKRKIIGREFIRTFEAAEREVLATPGAPVKFLVQGTLYPDVVESGGGEGAANIKSHHNVGGLPEDLEFSLIEPLRTLFKDEVRQVGRELGIPEAIVSRHPFPGPGLAIRIVGAVSEERLQILRRADAIVREETTAAGLDNEIWQFPVVLLADVRSVGVQGDGRTYGHPIVLRPVSSEDAMTADWSRLPYELLERISTRITNEVDEVNRVVLDVTSKPPGTIEWE; encoded by the coding sequence GTGGCCGCCGAAACTCCTGAGTCCGTTGCCGAAGCCCATCACGACACCGTCATCGTCGTCGACTTCGGTGCCCAGTACGCCCAGTTGATCGCGCGACGCGTGCGTGAGGCGAAGGTCTACTCCGAGATCATGCCGCACACGGCGACGTCCGAGGAGATCCTGGCCAAGAACCCGAAGGCCGTCATCCTGTCCGGCGGCCCCTCCTCGGTGTACGAGACCGGCGCCCCGCAGCTGCCGCTCGGCCTGGTCGACTCCGGCACCGCCGTCTTCGGCATCTGCTACGGATTCATGGCCATGGCCCAGGCGCTCGGCGGCGAGGTCGCCAAGACCGGTCAGCGCGAGTACGGACGGACGGCCGTCTCGGTGCTCGAGCCGGGGACCTTGCTGGCCGGCCTGCCCGAGACCCTCGTCAGCTGGATGTCCCACGGCGACGAGGTCGTCCGGGCGCCGGAGGGCTTCACCCTCAGTGCCAAGAGCGACCGCGCCACCGTCGCCGCCTTCGAGAACGTCGACCGCCGCCTCGCGGGGGTGCAGTGGCACCCCGAGGTCATGCACTCGCAGTTCGGCCAGAAGATCCTCGAGCACTTCCTGTTCGGCATCGCCGGCTGCGAGCCCACCTGGACCAGCGCCAACATCGTCGAGGAGCAGGTCGAGCTGATCCGCGAGCAGGTCGGCGACGCGCGCGTCATCTCGGCCCTGTCCGGCGGAGTCGACTCGGCCGTCTCGACCGCGCTCGTGCAGAAGGCGATCGGCGACCAGCTGACCGCCGTCTTCGTCGACCACGGCCTGTTGCGCGAGGGCGAGGCCGAGCAGGTCCGCAAGGACTACGTCGCGGCCACCGGGGTCGACCTGAAGGTCGTCGACGCCCAGGACCAGTTCCTGGGCTTCCTCGACGGCGTCACCGACCCGGAGGAGAAGCGCAAGATCATCGGCCGCGAGTTCATCCGCACCTTCGAGGCCGCCGAGCGCGAGGTGCTCGCCACCCCGGGCGCGCCGGTCAAGTTCCTGGTGCAGGGCACGCTCTACCCCGACGTCGTCGAGTCCGGTGGCGGCGAGGGCGCGGCCAACATCAAGAGCCACCACAACGTCGGCGGCCTGCCCGAGGACCTCGAGTTCTCGCTGATCGAGCCCCTGCGCACGCTGTTCAAGGACGAGGTGCGTCAGGTCGGTCGCGAGCTGGGCATCCCCGAGGCGATCGTCTCGCGGCACCCGTTCCCCGGGCCCGGACTGGCGATCCGCATCGTCGGCGCCGTCAGCGAGGAGCGCCTGCAGATCCTGCGCCGCGCCGACGCGATCGTGCGCGAGGAGACCACGGCCGCGGGCCTCGACAACGAGATCTGGCAGTTCCCGGTCGTGCTGCTGGCCGACGTGCGCTCGGTCGGCGTCCAGGGCGACGGCCGCACCTACGGCCACCCCATCGTGCTGCGTCCGGTCTCGAGCGAGGACGCCATGACGGCCGACTGGAGCCGCCTGCCGTACGAGCTGCTCGAGCGGATCTCCACCCGCATCACCAACGAGGTCGACGAGGTCAACCGCGTCGTCCTCGACGTCACGAGCAAGCCGCCGGGCACCATCGAGTGGGAGTGA
- a CDS encoding hemolysin family protein, with protein sequence MSGWPALLLTLVLLLLNALFVAAEFALISARRTQLEPEAQAGKRSAKLALKAMENVTLAMAAAQLGITMCSLGLGAISEPAIAHLLEPAFEYFGVADALVHPISFAIALTLVVFLHVVYGEMVPKNLALAAPDRAALILGPFMLGVIAVLKPLVVALNAIANGAVRLAGIEPKDEVNSTFTHDEVAGLLEESRREGLLDDDEYGLVTGALDFHEGTVSQVLLPRDSLVTIAPGSTPVDVEEACARTGYSRFPVAGADGELTGYLHIKDVLETEDASRHRPIADKWLRPLSTVRMSSGLYDALRTMQAKGSHMARVADESGTVIGVVMLEDVLEELVGEIREQV encoded by the coding sequence ATGAGCGGCTGGCCGGCGTTGCTGCTGACCTTGGTCCTGCTGCTGCTGAACGCCCTGTTCGTGGCGGCGGAGTTCGCACTGATCTCGGCCCGGCGCACGCAGCTCGAGCCCGAGGCCCAGGCCGGCAAGCGCAGTGCGAAGCTGGCGCTCAAGGCGATGGAGAACGTCACCCTCGCGATGGCGGCGGCACAGCTCGGCATCACCATGTGCTCGCTGGGCCTGGGCGCGATCAGCGAGCCCGCGATCGCGCACCTGCTGGAGCCGGCCTTCGAGTACTTCGGGGTCGCCGACGCGCTCGTGCACCCGATCTCGTTCGCGATCGCGCTGACCCTGGTGGTCTTCCTGCACGTCGTCTACGGCGAGATGGTGCCCAAGAACCTGGCATTGGCGGCACCCGACCGGGCGGCCCTCATCCTGGGTCCGTTCATGCTGGGCGTCATCGCGGTGCTCAAGCCGCTCGTGGTGGCGCTCAACGCGATCGCCAACGGCGCGGTGCGCCTGGCCGGCATCGAGCCTAAGGACGAGGTCAACTCGACGTTCACCCACGACGAGGTCGCCGGCCTGCTCGAGGAGTCGCGCCGGGAGGGCCTGCTCGACGACGACGAGTACGGCCTGGTCACCGGTGCCCTGGACTTCCACGAGGGCACGGTGTCCCAGGTGCTGCTGCCCCGCGACAGCCTGGTGACGATCGCCCCGGGGTCGACGCCCGTCGACGTCGAGGAGGCGTGCGCCCGCACCGGCTACTCGCGGTTCCCGGTCGCCGGAGCCGACGGCGAGCTGACGGGCTACCTGCACATCAAGGACGTCCTCGAGACCGAGGACGCCTCGCGGCACCGCCCCATCGCCGACAAGTGGCTGCGGCCCCTGTCGACGGTGCGGATGTCCAGCGGCCTGTACGACGCCCTGCGCACGATGCAGGCCAAGGGCTCGCACATGGCCCGCGTGGCCGACGAGTCCGGCACCGTGATCGGCGTCGTGATGCTCGAGGACGTGCTGGAGGAGCTCGTCGGCGAGATTCGCGAGCAGGTCTGA
- a CDS encoding hemolysin family protein, with translation MTEWLLLFTSFLLMLACGVFVAAEFSFVTVDRATIEREAAAGDRGAQGTAKALHSLSTQLSGAQLGITITNLAIGFLAEPAIGRLLHDPLTSIGLSGGGLNAASYAIALILSTFVTMLVGELIPKNLALSLPQQTAAYTQWMQRAFTKAMAWPIRGLNNMANRTLLWLGVEPQEELRSARSPLELRSLVLRSASEGAIDDETAELVARSIAFGDRTAADVRTPRVRVHFLEERDTAMDLIEAARQTGHSKFPVIGRSPDDVVGVVHVKQAVAVDPDRRRSVRLSEIAERAATVPDTLELDPLLVQLRDQNNQMAIVVDEYGGTDGIVTLEDLVEEIVGDIADEHDRVSDSSRHRRDGTWSLSGLLRPDEVFEQTGVALPEGEDYETIAGLMLERLGRLAVRDDVVVLQVDSTPENDEDDAVPLTVRLRVERLEGRRIDRIALTIDDSDDDQEADR, from the coding sequence GTGACCGAATGGCTTCTGCTGTTCACGTCGTTCCTCCTGATGCTCGCGTGCGGGGTGTTCGTCGCCGCGGAGTTCTCCTTCGTCACCGTCGACCGCGCCACGATCGAGCGCGAGGCCGCTGCGGGCGACCGCGGTGCGCAGGGCACGGCCAAGGCGCTCCACTCCCTCTCGACCCAGTTGAGCGGCGCCCAGCTGGGCATCACGATCACCAACCTCGCGATCGGCTTCCTGGCCGAGCCGGCGATCGGACGGCTGCTGCACGATCCGCTGACCTCGATCGGCCTGTCCGGTGGCGGCCTCAATGCCGCGTCCTACGCGATCGCGCTGATCCTGAGCACCTTCGTGACGATGCTGGTCGGCGAGCTGATCCCCAAGAACCTCGCGCTGTCCCTGCCCCAGCAGACGGCCGCGTACACGCAGTGGATGCAGCGCGCGTTCACCAAGGCGATGGCGTGGCCCATCCGCGGCCTGAACAACATGGCCAACCGCACGCTGCTGTGGCTCGGTGTCGAGCCGCAGGAGGAGTTGCGGTCCGCCCGTTCGCCGCTGGAGCTGCGGTCGCTCGTCCTGCGCTCGGCGTCCGAGGGTGCGATCGACGACGAGACCGCCGAACTGGTCGCCCGGAGCATCGCCTTCGGCGATCGCACCGCGGCCGACGTGCGGACCCCGCGCGTCCGCGTCCACTTCCTCGAGGAGCGCGACACCGCGATGGACCTGATCGAGGCGGCCCGTCAGACGGGGCACTCGAAGTTCCCGGTGATCGGTCGCTCGCCCGATGACGTGGTCGGCGTCGTGCACGTCAAGCAGGCCGTCGCGGTCGACCCCGACCGCCGCCGCAGCGTCCGCCTGTCCGAGATCGCCGAGCGCGCGGCCACGGTGCCCGACACCCTCGAGCTCGATCCGCTGCTGGTGCAGTTGCGCGACCAGAACAATCAGATGGCGATCGTCGTGGACGAGTACGGCGGCACCGACGGCATCGTCACGCTCGAGGACCTCGTCGAGGAGATCGTCGGCGACATCGCCGACGAGCACGACCGGGTGTCCGACTCGAGCCGGCACCGCCGCGACGGGACCTGGTCGCTGTCGGGTCTGCTGCGACCGGACGAGGTCTTCGAGCAGACCGGCGTCGCGCTGCCCGAGGGCGAGGACTACGAGACGATCGCCGGCCTGATGCTCGAGCGCCTGGGCCGCCTCGCGGTGCGCGACGACGTCGTCGTGCTGCAGGTCGACTCCACCCCCGAGAACGACGAGGACGACGCGGTGCCGTTGACCGTGCGCCTGCGGGTCGAGCGGCTCGAGGGCCGCCGGATCGACCGCATCGCGCTCACGATCGACGACTCGGACGACGACCAGGAGGCCGACCGATGA
- a CDS encoding FmdB family zinc ribbon protein has translation MPTYQYRCADCGEQLEVKQSFSDAALTTCPACSGQLRKVFGAAGVVFKGSGFYRNDSRSTPGSSSGSSSSSSSTSSSTSSSSSSSSGSTGSGTA, from the coding sequence GTGCCCACGTACCAATACCGTTGCGCCGACTGTGGCGAGCAGCTCGAGGTCAAGCAGAGCTTCTCCGACGCCGCGCTGACGACGTGCCCGGCCTGCAGCGGTCAGCTGCGCAAGGTCTTCGGTGCCGCCGGCGTGGTCTTCAAGGGCTCGGGGTTCTACCGCAACGACAGCCGGTCGACCCCCGGCTCGTCGTCGGGCTCCTCCTCGTCGAGCTCGTCCACGTCCTCCTCGACGTCGTCCTCCTCGAGTTCCTCCAGCGGATCGACGGGCTCCGGCACCGCCTGA
- a CDS encoding SAF domain-containing protein: protein MESVARFVLTHRRVLAAMLAGLAVWSAITAVTHSPDSRAVVVAARDLGGGTVVRAADLQVRRIPDQSVPDGTVTTGDVTGRALSGAMRAGEIFTDRRVVDPRDLGDGRVLATVEVPAATGELLRAGDAVDLLAVGDEGDAHPVATGVEVVTVRTDVERETAVVAVAAAPAVATKVARASVTSRLAAVVVARQAR, encoded by the coding sequence ATGGAATCGGTCGCTCGTTTCGTCCTGACCCATCGGCGTGTGCTGGCCGCGATGCTGGCCGGCCTGGCCGTGTGGTCCGCGATCACGGCGGTGACCCACTCCCCCGACTCGCGGGCCGTCGTGGTCGCCGCCCGCGACCTCGGCGGTGGCACCGTCGTGCGGGCGGCGGACCTGCAGGTCCGGCGCATCCCCGACCAGTCCGTTCCCGACGGCACCGTCACCACCGGCGACGTCACCGGGCGCGCCCTCTCGGGAGCGATGCGCGCGGGCGAGATCTTCACCGACCGACGCGTCGTCGACCCGCGCGACCTCGGAGACGGACGCGTCCTGGCCACGGTCGAGGTCCCCGCCGCCACCGGTGAGCTGCTGCGCGCGGGGGACGCCGTGGACCTGCTGGCGGTGGGCGACGAGGGTGATGCGCACCCGGTCGCCACCGGCGTCGAGGTGGTCACGGTCCGCACCGACGTCGAGCGCGAGACGGCGGTCGTCGCCGTGGCCGCCGCCCCCGCCGTGGCCACGAAGGTCGCGCGGGCCTCGGTCACCTCACGGCTCGCCGCCGTGGTGGTGGCTCGCCAGGCGCGGTGA
- the mscL gene encoding large conductance mechanosensitive channel protein MscL, with translation MLQGFKDFLLRGNIVDLAVAVVIGTAFTALVSTFTAAIIEPIINAFGGANVDGLSYQLIEKNDATVIDFAAVINAIITFLITAAVVYFIFVVPSKKLMERLATGQEEEPEGPSEDILLLREIRDALGGSATQRGPAPGVDPTA, from the coding sequence ATGCTTCAAGGTTTCAAGGACTTCCTGCTGCGAGGCAACATCGTCGACCTCGCCGTCGCCGTCGTCATCGGCACCGCGTTCACCGCCCTGGTCAGTACCTTCACCGCAGCGATCATCGAGCCGATCATCAACGCGTTCGGCGGCGCCAACGTCGACGGGCTGTCGTACCAGCTGATCGAGAAGAACGACGCGACCGTCATCGACTTCGCCGCGGTCATCAACGCGATCATCACGTTCCTCATCACCGCCGCGGTGGTCTACTTCATCTTCGTCGTGCCCTCGAAGAAGCTGATGGAGCGTCTCGCCACGGGCCAGGAGGAGGAGCCCGAGGGGCCCAGCGAGGACATCCTGCTGCTGCGCGAGATCCGCGACGCCCTCGGTGGCAGCGCCACGCAGCGCGGGCCGGCCCCGGGGGTCGACCCCACGGCCTGA